A window from Sediminispirochaeta bajacaliforniensis DSM 16054 encodes these proteins:
- a CDS encoding transposase → MRYSRAIKESVLKKVLPPEKRSIREVALEYGINDQTIRNWIEQVNNGILNLDAELGPAALGNREKFQLVLEAA, encoded by the coding sequence ATGAGGTACAGCAGAGCCATCAAAGAATCAGTCTTGAAAAAAGTCTTACCCCCTGAGAAGCGGAGTATCCGTGAGGTAGCCCTGGAATACGGCATAAACGATCAGACCATCCGAAACTGGATAGAGCAGGTAAATAACGGTATACTGAACCTGGATGCAGAGTTAGGACCTGCCGCTCTGGGCAACAGAGAAAAGTTTCAGCTTGTACTTGAAGCGGCC